In a genomic window of Coprococcus eutactus:
- the pheS gene encoding phenylalanine--tRNA ligase subunit alpha → MKDKLEAIKAEALAKIESAEVVSTLNDVKVAILGKKGELTQVLKSMKDVAPEDRPKVGQMVNEARQAIETALDEKTKSINRALRAEKMKRETIDVTLPGVKKLTGHRHPNQIALEDLERVFIGMGYEIVEGPEVEYDKYNFELLNIPANHPAKDEQDTFYVTKDILLRTQTSPVQARIMEKGNLPIRILSPGRVFRADEVDATHSPSFHQVEGLVIDKGITMADLKGTLAQWAKEFFGENTKVKFRPHHFPFTEPSAECDITCFKCGGKGCRVCKGSGWIEILGCGMVHPKVLRDCGIDPEVYSGFAFGIGLERVTLLKYEIDDMRLLYENDMRFLDQF, encoded by the coding sequence ATGAAAGACAAGTTGGAAGCCATTAAGGCAGAGGCTCTTGCGAAGATCGAGAGCGCAGAGGTTGTATCGACACTTAACGATGTGAAGGTGGCGATACTCGGTAAGAAGGGAGAACTCACACAGGTTCTCAAATCAATGAAGGATGTTGCACCGGAGGACAGACCAAAGGTTGGTCAGATGGTAAATGAGGCACGTCAGGCCATCGAGACAGCACTTGATGAGAAGACAAAGTCCATCAACAGAGCACTCCGCGCTGAGAAGATGAAGAGAGAGACCATAGATGTAACACTTCCAGGTGTGAAGAAACTCACCGGACACAGACATCCAAACCAGATAGCACTTGAGGATTTGGAGAGAGTATTCATCGGCATGGGTTACGAGATAGTTGAGGGACCAGAGGTAGAGTATGACAAGTACAACTTCGAACTGCTGAACATTCCTGCAAATCACCCTGCAAAGGATGAGCAGGATACATTCTATGTTACAAAGGATATCCTCCTTCGTACACAGACATCACCTGTTCAGGCGAGAATCATGGAGAAGGGCAATCTTCCGATCAGAATCCTCTCACCTGGACGAGTGTTCAGAGCTGATGAGGTAGATGCGACACATTCACCATCATTCCATCAGGTAGAGGGACTTGTAATAGACAAGGGAATCACCATGGCAGACCTCAAGGGAACACTGGCGCAGTGGGCAAAGGAGTTCTTCGGTGAGAACACAAAGGTCAAGTTCAGACCTCATCACTTCCCATTCACAGAGCCATCAGCAGAGTGTGATATCACATGCTTCAAGTGCGGCGGCAAGGGATGCCGAGTATGTAAGGGCAGTGGCTGGATAGAGATCCTTGGCTGTGGTATGGTTCATCCAAAGGTTCTCCGCGACTGTGGAATAGACCCTGAGGTATATTCAGGATTTGCATTTGGAATCGGACTTGAGAGAGTAACACTTCTCAAGTATGAGATAGATGACATGAGACTTCTCTACGAGAACGATATGAGATTCTTAGACCAGTTTTAA
- a CDS encoding metallophosphoesterase, translated as MAVYILADIHGMYDKFMRMLDKINMTDEDILYVLGDMVDRGPHPIKVVQKIMNMKNVRTLIGNHDSGVIGTLKFFAMNDSYRGDTSTEREFQTLDQQEKMNVIEFLSELPYYYDISVNDQQYILVHGGLGNFSPGKSLDEYTIDEIVWTRPDFSVPYYTDRIVVCGHTPTQLIEENDRPRYIMKKNNYIAIDCGACFRGGRLAAICLDTGEEFYV; from the coding sequence ATGGCAGTTTACATACTCGCAGATATTCATGGAATGTATGATAAGTTTATGAGAATGTTGGACAAGATAAATATGACGGATGAGGATATTTTATATGTACTGGGGGATATGGTAGACAGAGGTCCACATCCGATAAAGGTCGTTCAGAAGATAATGAATATGAAAAATGTGAGGACGCTTATCGGTAATCATGATAGTGGAGTGATTGGAACATTAAAGTTTTTTGCCATGAATGATAGTTACAGGGGAGATACGAGCACGGAGAGGGAATTTCAGACGCTTGATCAGCAGGAAAAAATGAATGTAATAGAGTTTCTGTCTGAACTTCCATATTATTATGATATTAGTGTAAATGATCAACAGTATATTCTTGTACATGGGGGCTTGGGTAATTTTTCCCCAGGTAAATCGCTGGATGAATATACCATAGATGAGATAGTGTGGACGAGACCAGATTTCAGTGTGCCATACTACACTGACAGGATAGTTGTATGTGGCCACACACCGACTCAGCTCATAGAGGAAAATGACAGGCCGAGGTATATAATGAAGAAAAATAATTACATTGCAATTGACTGTGGAGCGTGTTTTAGAGGTGGTCGTCTTGCAGCGATATGTCTGGATACAGGGGAGGAGTTCTATGTCTAA
- a CDS encoding SpoIID/LytB domain-containing protein — translation MRIDQRKKWYQKIKYNKNFKVVSFITVILVFVVGYMIMTGRSKVGDGTTDADGSNAVETIVIQAPDDPTEDLVRYAAYDGGEKRDSDKRGGENIEEFDYTIQGAGTVAAPKKEKKDTDYSYRLSGSDRTSGGTGDGGASVLITGMENSVRVILTNGGDYYQSYVEFSCSTGVNVTSDGKAKSYKAGDIISLGSDEKASKIIVEPENSDGVITVSSLSKSGGAPRYHGALDITKDSSGYLVVNQVNIEQYLYGVVSSEVSSSYSMEALKAQAICARGFTYRKLGSNYRGYDADLDDTTACQVYNNFPETDNSIAAVNDTVGIVPTYDGEIINAVYFSTSCGTTTTSDQVWGGSMPYTCTRIQNTALDIPYFSDEAAFMDFMDGRTDTDVVERNLPMYRWTVSYTEDEMRQAVETGLSRCSDVSATSVGKITSIAVTSRDDSGLVKEVTITGDAGTVTVSGQSNIRVLFATDGKAITEQDGSELTGWTGVPSNFYYVKKDSSSGLYILKGGGYGHGVGMSQNGANELAKLGYTAAQIISHYYNGAVLSSVER, via the coding sequence ATGCGTATAGACCAACGAAAGAAATGGTATCAAAAGATAAAATACAATAAGAATTTTAAAGTGGTCAGCTTTATAACAGTTATCCTGGTATTTGTGGTTGGATACATGATAATGACAGGCAGGAGCAAAGTGGGGGATGGTACCACTGATGCGGATGGAAGTAATGCTGTTGAGACAATAGTTATACAGGCACCTGACGATCCGACAGAGGACCTTGTGAGGTATGCTGCATATGACGGTGGTGAGAAGCGTGACAGCGATAAGCGTGGCGGCGAAAATATAGAAGAATTTGATTACACGATACAGGGTGCGGGAACAGTGGCAGCTCCAAAGAAGGAGAAGAAGGACACAGATTACTCATACAGGCTGAGCGGATCGGACAGGACTAGCGGAGGTACGGGAGACGGCGGCGCGTCAGTTCTCATAACTGGTATGGAGAATAGTGTCCGTGTCATCCTGACGAATGGCGGAGACTATTATCAGAGTTACGTTGAGTTTTCATGCAGCACAGGCGTAAATGTCACAAGCGATGGCAAGGCAAAAAGTTATAAAGCAGGAGATATCATATCACTTGGAAGTGATGAGAAGGCCTCGAAGATAATTGTCGAGCCTGAGAACTCAGATGGTGTGATAACAGTTTCCAGCCTCAGCAAATCGGGAGGTGCGCCAAGATATCATGGCGCTCTTGATATAACAAAGGATTCATCCGGGTATCTGGTTGTGAATCAGGTCAATATAGAACAGTATCTGTACGGAGTTGTCTCCAGCGAGGTCTCATCAAGCTACAGCATGGAAGCATTAAAGGCTCAGGCCATATGTGCAAGAGGATTTACATACAGAAAGCTTGGCAGCAATTACAGGGGCTATGATGCAGATCTGGATGATACGACAGCGTGTCAGGTATACAACAATTTCCCTGAGACTGATAATTCAATAGCAGCGGTAAATGATACAGTGGGAATTGTTCCTACATATGATGGAGAGATAATAAATGCAGTATATTTCTCAACTTCATGTGGAACCACGACGACCAGTGATCAGGTGTGGGGAGGCAGTATGCCATACACATGCACGAGAATACAGAATACGGCACTCGATATACCATACTTCAGCGATGAGGCGGCATTTATGGATTTTATGGATGGAAGGACAGACACTGATGTTGTCGAGAGAAATCTTCCTATGTACAGATGGACAGTGAGCTATACAGAGGATGAGATGAGACAGGCTGTGGAGACAGGACTTTCAAGGTGCTCCGATGTATCTGCCACATCGGTAGGCAAGATCACATCAATTGCAGTTACTAGTCGTGATGACAGTGGACTTGTCAAGGAAGTGACAATAACAGGAGATGCAGGAACGGTTACAGTGAGCGGACAGAGCAATATAAGAGTTCTGTTTGCAACTGACGGCAAGGCAATCACGGAGCAGGATGGTTCAGAACTTACAGGCTGGACAGGCGTTCCAAGTAATTTCTATTATGTGAAGAAGGACAGCAGTTCAGGACTTTACATACTCAAGGGCGGCGGATACGGACATGGTGTAGGTATGAGTCAGAACGGCGCAAATGAGCTGGCAAAGCTGGGATATACCGCTGCACAGATCATAAGCCACTACTACAATGGAGCGGTTCTCAGTTCGGTTGAAAGGTAA
- a CDS encoding restriction endonuclease subunit S domain-containing protein gives MDKNTLQMGYVILLILFFLALVFLTILYIRKRLAIRREATDQDRSKWADELIQEEQGESKGYWLNKDDMDEVDQTYRLRYYHYFDNIDECIHDLIVEMYDCGFVRTEDIFVSAYGEDALKPDSFIYMTDDDPDFEKAKAALPPVSEKNQKKIYDLWVSYVEELLDRVEIHTTQANQDIIKDALMVYGRKKIGILLRSPE, from the coding sequence ATGGATAAAAACACCCTACAAATGGGATATGTAATACTGCTGATATTATTTTTTCTTGCACTTGTGTTCCTGACGATCCTCTATATAAGAAAGCGGCTTGCCATACGCCGAGAGGCAACTGACCAAGACCGGAGCAAATGGGCCGATGAACTCATTCAGGAGGAGCAGGGCGAGAGCAAAGGATACTGGCTCAATAAAGACGATATGGACGAGGTGGATCAGACATACCGTCTGAGATACTACCACTACTTTGACAACATAGATGAATGCATCCACGACCTGATCGTAGAGATGTACGACTGCGGCTTTGTGAGAACTGAGGACATCTTTGTCTCAGCATACGGCGAGGATGCTTTAAAGCCTGATTCATTCATCTACATGACCGATGATGATCCTGACTTTGAAAAGGCAAAGGCTGCTCTTCCACCAGTCAGTGAAAAAAATCAAAAGAAAATATATGATCTTTGGGTATCTTATGTGGAGGAACTTCTCGACAGAGTTGAGATCCATACCACCCAAGCAAACCAAGACATCATAAAGGATGCGCTCATGGTTTATGGACGCAAGAAGATAGGCATACTTCTTCGTAGCCCAGAGTAA
- a CDS encoding 6-phosphofructokinase, whose product MKDNCIVAQSGGPTVAINASLAGVIDGVKKSKKFTRVYGAIHGIQGVLENNFIDLSLMALSKFPLVNTLELSPAMYLGSCRYKLPDFEVDPKPYEIIFDRFEEYKVAAFFYIGGNDSMDTVDKLSKYAEKIGSDVKIVGIPKTIDNDLCLTDHTPGFGSAAKYVASTMLEIAHDTYIYHIPSVVIVEIMGRDAGWLTAASCLARNDYSLAPHLIYLPEVDFDENQFIEDIKNVLKTSRCVIIAVSEGIHDKDGNYISATSAVADKFGHAQLSGTGKALESLVKDRMDIKVRSIELNVLQRCAAHISSRTDINESFALGQAAVKYAAEGMTAVMSTIKRVSNDPYQWIIEPENVALIANQAKTIPLEWITPEKNDVTPEMEAYLRPLIIGEVSLQYKDGLPMYLPVNHLL is encoded by the coding sequence ATGAAAGACAATTGTATAGTAGCTCAGTCAGGAGGCCCTACCGTAGCGATAAATGCTTCGCTGGCAGGTGTCATAGATGGAGTAAAAAAGAGTAAGAAATTTACAAGAGTATATGGTGCGATTCACGGAATACAGGGAGTCCTTGAAAATAATTTCATAGACCTTTCCCTCATGGCACTCTCTAAATTCCCGCTTGTGAATACACTGGAGCTTTCTCCTGCTATGTATCTGGGATCATGCAGATACAAGCTGCCTGATTTTGAGGTTGATCCGAAGCCATATGAGATAATATTTGACAGATTTGAAGAATACAAGGTCGCTGCCTTCTTCTATATCGGTGGCAATGATTCCATGGATACAGTTGACAAGCTCAGCAAATATGCAGAGAAGATCGGCTCAGATGTAAAGATAGTTGGTATACCTAAGACCATAGACAATGATCTGTGTCTCACGGACCATACGCCTGGATTTGGTTCTGCAGCCAAGTACGTTGCATCGACCATGCTGGAAATTGCACATGATACCTACATCTATCATATACCAAGTGTTGTCATCGTAGAGATAATGGGACGTGATGCCGGTTGGCTTACCGCAGCCTCATGCCTTGCAAGAAATGATTACAGCCTTGCTCCTCATCTCATATATCTTCCAGAGGTTGATTTCGACGAGAACCAGTTCATTGAAGATATCAAGAATGTATTAAAGACATCAAGATGTGTCATCATCGCAGTATCTGAAGGAATTCATGATAAGGACGGCAACTACATCAGCGCAACATCCGCCGTAGCAGACAAATTCGGTCACGCTCAGCTCAGTGGAACCGGAAAGGCTCTTGAGAGTCTGGTAAAAGACAGAATGGACATAAAGGTTCGTTCCATCGAACTGAATGTTCTACAGAGATGTGCTGCACACATTTCTTCAAGAACAGATATAAATGAGTCATTTGCACTCGGACAGGCCGCTGTAAAGTATGCAGCCGAAGGTATGACCGCAGTTATGTCAACCATAAAGAGAGTGTCAAACGACCCTTACCAGTGGATTATCGAGCCTGAAAATGTAGCACTCATCGCAAATCAGGCCAAGACAATTCCACTAGAGTGGATCACTCCTGAGAAGAATGATGTCACGCCTGAGATGGAAGCATATCTCAGACCTCTTATAATAGGTGAGGTTTCCCTGCAATACAAGGATGGACTTCCTATGTATCTGCCAGTAAATCATCTGCTTTAA
- a CDS encoding YihY/virulence factor BrkB family protein — translation MKMKKRAVILYHKLRLFMAEMNKDQVSAFAAQSAFFLLLSLFPLAMTLLTFVKYLPFTEVQVVEIVRELFPEEINSNFEFMFAEIFNSRSSLIATAVSILLTVWSASKGTMAIGRGLTFMTGKEDSANYFLRRAIHTLYTLIFCVMIVAVMVIYILGDVVVSKILVRLDSVEGFQLVDTVADILSIIKIAFAPTVLFGVMLVAYWALPVGKVRIKTAMPGAAFTTILWMLLSFGVSSYINLVGINTYMYGSLASVILLALWLYMCMYVMLIGAEINKFMDNGIRGIRRRAHKAGRKKKRLEKKKKRAEKKRMRQTRRELVVNADEFDQELGMENAEGVMENENPDVSPATEKKEVD, via the coding sequence ATGAAGATGAAGAAAAGAGCGGTGATCTTGTATCACAAGCTAAGACTGTTTATGGCTGAGATGAATAAAGATCAGGTGTCGGCCTTTGCGGCTCAGTCTGCATTCTTTCTGCTGTTGTCGTTGTTCCCACTTGCAATGACACTTCTCACTTTTGTTAAGTATCTGCCATTTACGGAAGTCCAAGTTGTGGAGATCGTGAGAGAGCTTTTCCCGGAAGAGATAAATTCTAATTTTGAATTTATGTTTGCCGAGATATTCAATAGCAGGAGTTCGCTGATAGCGACGGCTGTGTCAATATTGCTCACGGTGTGGTCTGCATCAAAGGGCACCATGGCCATCGGCAGAGGACTTACATTTATGACTGGCAAGGAAGACAGTGCAAACTATTTTCTGAGAAGAGCTATACACACATTGTATACGCTTATATTCTGTGTGATGATAGTGGCGGTGATGGTCATATATATTCTCGGTGATGTTGTTGTTTCAAAGATACTGGTAAGGCTTGATTCTGTTGAGGGATTTCAGCTGGTGGATACAGTTGCCGATATTCTTTCCATTATAAAGATAGCATTTGCGCCTACGGTATTGTTTGGCGTTATGTTGGTTGCTTACTGGGCACTTCCGGTTGGAAAAGTAAGGATCAAAACAGCTATGCCTGGAGCGGCATTTACAACCATACTGTGGATGCTTCTGTCATTTGGCGTTTCAAGCTACATCAATCTTGTGGGTATAAATACTTACATGTATGGAAGTCTTGCCAGTGTCATACTCCTTGCACTGTGGCTTTATATGTGTATGTATGTCATGCTGATCGGTGCGGAGATCAACAAATTCATGGATAACGGAATCCGTGGAATAAGGAGACGTGCACACAAGGCCGGGCGGAAGAAAAAACGTCTTGAGAAGAAGAAAAAGCGCGCAGAGAAGAAGCGGATGCGCCAGACCAGAAGAGAACTCGTGGTGAATGCAGATGAATTTGACCAGGAGCTGGGGATGGAGAACGCTGAAGGCGTAATGGAAAATGAAAATCCGGATGTGAGTCCAGCCACTGAGAAAAAAGAGGTTGACTAA